One Rosa chinensis cultivar Old Blush chromosome 5, RchiOBHm-V2, whole genome shotgun sequence genomic region harbors:
- the LOC112203926 gene encoding aluminum-activated malate transporter 2: MTSADFVDMENSSCGGGPFGRVVRWLKPVPERSWGKVLEAAREAKKLGEDDLRRIVHSFKVGLALTLVSLFYYYRPLYDGFGDDAMWAVLTVVVVFEFSVGATLGKGINRMLATLLAGALAVGVHHISTLWGGEVGEPILIAFFVFVVAASVTFMRFFPALKARYDYGLLIFTLTFCLVSVSGYRETQVLDVAHKRLSTIAIGSCTSIMVCICICPVWIGVDLHNLVAGNMENLGVFMEGFGFEYFDIKGNGLSLSNQQYKSVLSSKSLEETMVNLARWEPGHGGFKFGHPWEKYLNVGSQTRQCAYKIEALNTYLNTGIQVPAEIRSEIQEPCINICTESGKALKELAAALKKMTRSSSADSHIACSKAAVESLKLLSLKRGIWKDADLLETIPSAAVASLLIEVVACVEKIAEAVHELASVAHFKTEQPQLLQEPALSEEYHVAITIDRNSTEGLPKNGSSDCITTNV, encoded by the exons ATGACTTCTGCAGATTTTGTTGATATGGAGAACAGCAGCTGCGGCGGAGGGCCTTTCGGTCGCGTGGTGCGGTGGCTGAAGCCGGTGCCGGAGAGGTCATGGGGTAAGGTGCTGGAGGCGGCGAGGGAGGCGAAGAAGCTCGGGGAGGATGATCTGAGAAGGATTGTGCATTCGTTCAAAGTAGGGTTGGCTCTGACGTTGGTGTCTCTTTTTTATTACTATCGACCGCTTTATGATGGCTTCGGTGACGATGCAATGTGGGCTGTCTTGACCGTGGTCGTTGTCTTTGAGTTCTCGGTTG GAGCAACCCTAGGGAAGGGTATAAATAGGATGTTGGCAACGTTACTAGCTGGTGCTCTAGCTGTTGGAGTTCATCACATATCAACTCTTTGGGGAGGAGAAGTCGGGGAGCCCATATTGATTGCATTTTTCGTCTTCGTTGTAG CTGCAAGTGTGACCTTCATGCGATTCTTCCCCGCATTGAAAGCAAGGTATGACTACGGGCTGTTGATATTCACACTGACCTTCTGCTTGGTTTCGGTATCTGGCTACCGCGAAACTCAGGTACTAGACGTGGCACACAAGAGGCTATCAACGATTGCGATAGGAAGCTGTACTTCTATTATGGTTTGTATTTGCATCTGCCCTGTGTGGATTGGAGTTGATCTCCACAATTTGGTTGCTGGTAACATGGAAAATCTTGGGGTCTTTATGGAAG GATTTGGATTTGAATACTTTGACATAAAAGGGAATGGGTTGTCATTAAGTAATCAGCAATATAAAAGTGTTCTTTCATCAAAAAGCCTTGAAGAAACCATG gtTAACTTGGCAAGATGGGAACCAGGTCATGGCGGGTTCAAGTTCGGCCACCCATGGGAGAAGTATTTGAATGTTGGAAGCCAAACTCGGCAATGTGCGTATAAAATTGAAGCTCTGAACACTTACCTGAACACTGGTATCCAA GTGCCCGCTGAAATTCGAAGCGAAATTCAAGAACCATGCATAAATATTTGCACTGAATCCGGAAAAGCATTGAAGGAATTAGCAGCAGCCCTCAAGAAAATGACTCGGTCATCATCAGCTGATTCCCACATTGCATGCTCAAAAGCAGCAGTTGAGAGCCTCAAGTTATTGTCACTCAAAAGAGGCATATGGAAAGATGCTGATCTGCTGGAAACAATACCATCTGCTGCGGTGGCGTCACTTCTTATTGAAGTCGTAGCTTGTGTTGAGAAGATTGCTGAAGCAGTTCACGAACTAGCATCCGTCGCACATTTCAAGACTGAACAGCCACAATTACTTCAGGAGCCAGCGCTTTCTGAAGAATATCATGTTGCTATTACAATTGATCGTAATTCAACTGAGGGGCTACCCAAAAATGGAAGTTCAGATTGCATCACTACTAATGTTTAA